CTATACAGGTCATGGTCCTGAAGATGGAACTCCTTGTCCATCATAAGCGCTCACGGACCCCGTACCGGTCCCAGCTGACCAGGTCCTCGATGTCCTTGCGACCGCGAGCTGCCGGCGTCTCATTCGGGAACCCTAGAGCCATGCATACCGTGATCGTTCTCTCTTTGGGCAGATCGACGAACTTGGCCAGCAATTCGTGGTCAAAGGCCCCTATCCAGCAGGTACCCATGCTCTCCTCTACCGCTGCCAGACTGATATGGTCCAGGGCGATGGTCAGATCGACCCGGGCCCATTTCTGTTGCGGGTCGTCAACGCCCACGAAGAATGCGGCGCAGTCAGCAATGAACGATTGCTCCTTGCATATTGGGACCAGCCCCCTGAGCCTCAGACGGTCGGTTATGACAATGATCTCCCAAGGCTGACGGTTGGCTCCGGACGGAGCTATCCTGGCCATCTCCAATAGGTGGTCCAGCACATTGGTAGGCAGTTCCTTGCACTTGAACTTACGAATGCTCCTTCGAGCCTTGATCGCCCCCTTGACCTCCAACTCAGACACCTCTTCGTTTAACCAATGTAGGTATTAGTTGAAGGTGGGATAATGATTTTTGGCCTAGACCTCATTGATCCTCGGCCTTCGCCAGGTCCTTCAGCCATACTACGGACTGGGGGAATGGGATCTCAATGTTGTGCTGGTTGAACATCTTCAGCAGTTCGGTACGGTAGTCGGAGGCGGCCTTGAACTGCTTGTCCAGGTCGTTTATCCAGATGAAGGCGGTGAAGTTCAATGAGGAGTCGGCGAAATCGCTGAAGCGTATTATCGGAAGATGATCATCGTCCTTGATCACCTCGGGCAGGGCTATGGCAGCATCGAGCATCAACTTCTTGACCAGGTCCACATCGGTACCGTAGGCCACGCCAACGGCGACGGCGATCTTGAGCTTGCGGTCTGGCAGCACCATGTTTACGATCTTCTTGTTGGCGATGTCGTTGTTGGGAACGATCACTAGCTCATGGGTGAAGGTGTTGTACAAGGTCGTTGATCGCATTCCGATCTTGCGAACCGCGCATATATCGCCATTGTCCAGTCGGAGCAGGTCATCGATCTTGAAAGGTCGGTCGATCACCATCTGCAACCCGGCGAAAAAGTTGGCCAGCGTGGATTGGGCGGCAAAACCGATCACTATTCCCATGAAGCCGAAGCCGGCAAGGATGACCGTGAGATCGTATCCGAACATGCTGAATATCACCATGACGGCAACCATCGGTATGACGATCACTCCCAACTTCTCCAGTACGGGGATGAGCACGTCGTCCACCTCGGAGTCGGTCTTCTTGGCAAGCTCGTGGCCGTAGTAGATGAGCACACCATCGTATATCTTGTAGACCAGCCAGGCCATGATCAGTATGAACGAGATGCGGTAAAGGAGCTCCAGGTCGGCAATCAGAGACCGGTCCAGGCTCAATATCTCCAGGGAGCTTACCGCACCGAAAAGCACTATCAGGATCAGTATCGGGCCGC
The nucleotide sequence above comes from Methanomassiliicoccales archaeon. Encoded proteins:
- a CDS encoding mechanosensitive ion channel domain-containing protein, coding for MKLDRTARNCVMLLSLSFMLLAVMMAPMVSAAPVNVFSVDDDYKKVIAGDPVSFEWILYNNDTVPYVVTPEADRSSSNDFNLVFDQSHITLYPGASKSILLTVTTIPELSAKVLNFTVTFTITQMNELSNVIIVNDTVQIEVVPLFGTMAGDNKILGIWDNQMPSPLDGNPGAFAVSVGIWTAIALFVMLVADPILHVLTSKTATELDDIVLRIIRGPILILIVLFGAVSSLEILSLDRSLIADLELLYRISFILIMAWLVYKIYDGVLIYYGHELAKKTDSEVDDVLIPVLEKLGVIVIPMVAVMVIFSMFGYDLTVILAGFGFMGIVIGFAAQSTLANFFAGLQMVIDRPFKIDDLLRLDNGDICAVRKIGMRSTTLYNTFTHELVIVPNNDIANKKIVNMVLPDRKLKIAVAVGVAYGTDVDLVKKLMLDAAIALPEVIKDDDHLPIIRFSDFADSSLNFTAFIWINDLDKQFKAASDYRTELLKMFNQHNIEIPFPQSVVWLKDLAKAEDQ
- a CDS encoding nitroreductase family protein is translated as MSELEVKGAIKARRSIRKFKCKELPTNVLDHLLEMARIAPSGANRQPWEIIVITDRLRLRGLVPICKEQSFIADCAAFFVGVDDPQQKWARVDLTIALDHISLAAVEESMGTCWIGAFDHELLAKFVDLPKERTITVCMALGFPNETPAARGRKDIEDLVSWDRYGVRERL